In the genome of Opitutia bacterium KCR 482, one region contains:
- a CDS encoding RraA family protein, translating to MSDNQEENMLQKEAKMMKLENLIRTREGICKKEFPVPVKEVLARYEALYTGAINDVMREFCLLDQALPHNIIPLRPERTVAGLAFTVKSAPNVKITGEMTFRTEMLDAMHEDAFVVWDTSLDEEATLWGGVMTATAAGKKVRAACIDGGIRDTHQILEKDFPVFYRYRVSNGSLGRCLITHYQIPIKIGKVTIKPGDIIMGDIDGVLCVPREIAWDVLVRAEEIRENEKKIFSWVNAGESIDSITKKGGYF from the coding sequence ATGTCCGACAATCAAGAAGAAAACATGCTTCAAAAGGAAGCGAAAATGATGAAGCTCGAAAACCTCATTCGCACGCGCGAGGGAATCTGCAAGAAAGAGTTCCCCGTTCCCGTCAAGGAGGTTCTCGCCCGCTACGAAGCCCTCTACACGGGCGCAATCAACGACGTCATGCGCGAGTTCTGCCTGCTCGATCAGGCTCTGCCGCACAACATCATTCCCCTGCGCCCCGAACGCACCGTCGCGGGCTTGGCGTTCACCGTCAAGAGCGCGCCGAACGTTAAAATCACCGGCGAAATGACATTCCGCACCGAAATGCTCGACGCCATGCACGAAGACGCGTTCGTCGTCTGGGACACGAGCCTCGACGAAGAGGCGACTCTCTGGGGCGGCGTCATGACCGCGACCGCCGCCGGCAAGAAAGTCCGCGCCGCCTGCATCGACGGCGGTATCCGCGACACGCACCAAATCCTCGAAAAGGACTTCCCCGTATTCTACCGCTACCGCGTCTCCAACGGAAGTCTTGGCCGCTGCCTCATCACGCACTACCAGATTCCGATTAAAATCGGCAAGGTCACAATCAAGCCCGGAGACATCATCATGGGCGACATCGACGGCGTGCTTTGCGTTCCCCGCGAAATCGCTTGGGACGTTCTCGTACGCGCCGAGGAAATCCGCGAGAACGAGAAAAAGATTTTCTCATGGGTAAACGCGGGCGAATCAATCGACTCGATTACCAAGAAAGGCGGCTATTTCTAA
- a CDS encoding DMT family transporter: MAISERAKGHICVLTTNLMFGVFIPISKYLMHGFMSPLFVTTCRFIGATVLFWTASLFIKDRKVEPKDLLWFFFFALMGIVFNQGVFIFALGMTSPVDASVILTATPFSAMAVAAILVGDPVTKRKLFGAGVGAAGAVWLLLSASGGGLGSGSASGDGLVFLATVCAAIYFVTAKPLTLKYSPITIMKWMFLFSTLMFVPLMPKAFASEDSIKATLGVCEIAGLAYVVGGATFLAYLFQNMGIKRIRPATVAMYIYVQPVVSSAIAVFVGQDAFSWSKLFASFLVFAGVYIVTTSPRTPEQLKIAEEVERQGGK, from the coding sequence ATGGCAATTTCCGAGAGAGCAAAAGGGCACATCTGCGTGCTGACTACAAACCTGATGTTCGGGGTGTTCATTCCGATATCGAAATACCTCATGCACGGCTTTATGTCGCCGCTGTTTGTAACCACTTGCAGATTCATCGGCGCGACCGTTCTGTTTTGGACGGCGTCGCTGTTTATAAAAGACAGAAAAGTCGAGCCGAAAGACTTGCTGTGGTTTTTCTTCTTCGCGCTCATGGGAATTGTCTTCAATCAGGGCGTGTTCATTTTCGCGCTCGGAATGACGTCCCCCGTGGACGCTTCGGTAATCCTCACTGCGACCCCGTTTTCGGCGATGGCGGTTGCCGCGATTCTCGTCGGCGACCCCGTCACAAAGCGCAAGCTCTTCGGCGCGGGAGTGGGCGCGGCGGGCGCGGTTTGGCTTTTGCTTTCGGCGTCCGGCGGCGGACTGGGTTCGGGTTCGGCGTCCGGCGACGGGCTCGTGTTTCTGGCGACGGTGTGCGCGGCAATCTACTTCGTAACGGCAAAGCCGCTGACGCTCAAATATTCGCCTATTACAATCATGAAGTGGATGTTCCTTTTTTCGACGCTCATGTTCGTGCCGCTCATGCCGAAGGCGTTTGCGTCGGAGGATTCGATTAAGGCGACGCTGGGCGTCTGCGAAATCGCGGGCTTGGCGTACGTCGTAGGCGGGGCGACCTTCCTTGCCTATCTTTTCCAAAACATGGGCATCAAGCGCATTCGCCCCGCGACGGTTGCGATGTACATTTACGTGCAGCCAGTGGTGTCGTCGGCGATAGCGGTTTTCGTGGGGCAGGACGCGTTTTCGTGGAGCAAGCTGTTTGCGTCGTTCCTCGTCTTCGCGGGCGTCTACATTGTAACGACTTCTCCGCGCACGCCCGAACAGCTGAAAATTGCCGAGGAAGTCGAGCGGCAGGGCGGAAAATAG
- a CDS encoding glycoside hydrolase: MMKGKTILAVSAATLASVLYAENLDVKIDTSKTYQTIDNFAAADAWCGNLVGRYFDDAQKGQIAKWLFSQKLGADGNPEGIGLSLWRVNLGGGTAEQDGADISRFHYREEAFLTKDGRNYDWGKCAGQQYFMKKAKEYGCDKFLLFSNTPPVHWTRNGKGYGQPGDPKANIKPDCYGKFADYMADVAKHFQDGGYNIAYISPINEPQVNWDSNRQEGSTWECSQMKKVFVELDRAITQKGVKTKILIGETAAPAYNYAESRAGMPAHFKKSAPEERPNFIIKKFFDPKSKFYVGDLKNMPKFLAGHSYHSHNKNADMRKTNRLLRAEAEKYGIGFQQSEWCMLGYFTPKTHEGLTPDWYSDNKVDDQVALVMGRVICSDFIDSNALAWGYWKGMELKGDNALVGVYPFDGIFEKGGVARANKLLWALGNFSFFVRPEFKRIEMSGADNLDKTVGVAFVSPDGKRIVAVFVNSSFECDDAALSLPAGFKNARAGAFRTDRNSDLTNLRIDESARKIKLAPRSITTVVFDR, from the coding sequence ATGATGAAGGGAAAAACAATACTCGCCGTTTCGGCGGCAACGCTTGCGTCGGTGCTGTACGCAGAAAATTTGGACGTTAAAATAGACACTTCCAAAACATACCAGACAATCGACAACTTCGCCGCCGCGGACGCATGGTGCGGAAACCTTGTCGGACGCTATTTCGACGACGCGCAAAAAGGGCAAATCGCAAAATGGCTGTTCTCGCAGAAGCTCGGCGCGGACGGAAATCCCGAAGGCATCGGGCTTTCGCTTTGGAGGGTGAACCTCGGCGGCGGCACGGCGGAACAGGACGGCGCGGACATCTCGCGCTTCCACTACCGCGAAGAGGCGTTCCTCACAAAAGACGGCAGAAACTACGACTGGGGCAAATGCGCAGGCCAGCAGTATTTCATGAAAAAGGCAAAGGAATACGGGTGCGATAAATTCCTGCTGTTTTCAAACACCCCGCCCGTTCACTGGACGCGCAACGGCAAGGGCTACGGACAACCCGGAGACCCCAAGGCAAACATCAAACCCGACTGCTACGGAAAATTCGCAGACTACATGGCGGACGTCGCAAAACATTTCCAGGACGGCGGCTACAACATAGCCTACATCAGCCCCATCAACGAGCCGCAAGTCAACTGGGACAGCAACCGTCAGGAAGGCTCTACGTGGGAATGCTCGCAAATGAAAAAAGTCTTCGTCGAGCTTGACCGCGCAATCACCCAAAAGGGCGTCAAGACGAAAATCCTCATCGGCGAAACCGCCGCCCCCGCCTACAACTACGCCGAAAGCAGGGCGGGCATGCCCGCGCACTTCAAGAAATCCGCGCCCGAAGAACGCCCGAATTTCATAATCAAAAAATTCTTCGACCCCAAGAGCAAGTTCTATGTGGGCGACCTCAAAAACATGCCGAAATTCCTCGCGGGGCACAGCTACCACTCGCACAACAAAAACGCCGACATGCGCAAGACAAACAGGCTGCTCCGTGCGGAGGCCGAAAAATACGGAATCGGCTTCCAGCAGTCGGAATGGTGCATGCTCGGCTACTTCACGCCGAAAACCCACGAGGGCCTCACGCCCGACTGGTACAGCGACAACAAAGTGGACGACCAAGTCGCGCTCGTGATGGGCAGGGTCATCTGCTCCGACTTCATCGACTCCAACGCCCTCGCGTGGGGCTACTGGAAAGGCATGGAGCTTAAAGGCGATAACGCCCTCGTAGGCGTCTATCCCTTCGACGGAATCTTCGAAAAAGGCGGCGTTGCGCGCGCAAACAAGCTCCTCTGGGCTTTGGGCAATTTCAGCTTCTTCGTGCGCCCCGAATTTAAGAGAATCGAAATGTCGGGCGCGGACAACCTCGACAAGACGGTAGGCGTCGCGTTCGTTTCGCCAGACGGAAAGCGGATAGTGGCGGTGTTCGTCAACTCCTCTTTCGAATGCGACGACGCCGCACTCTCGCTGCCCGCAGGCTTCAAAAACGCCCGCGCGGGCGCGTTCCGCACCGACAGAAACTCGGACTTGACAAACCTGAGAATAGACGAGTCCGCACGGAAAATCAAGCTCGCGCCGCGCTCGATTACGACCGTCGTTTTCGACAGGTAA
- a CDS encoding LacI family DNA-binding transcriptional regulator, with protein MKKTVSMQDIAEELGISKGSVSLALNDSKKISEKTKAKVRKAAQTLGYRRNALVSSVMAGLKGSKENRFLETIVLINANKSQDAPHKYPIFSKYIAGIRDEAKELGYAVYEIWLHDKRLNPTKLQRILESRGIRGGIIIGHVDDNILPDKFAPIWQNFKFVSAGLKTFNPILDFISADKFLIAHYATQRIIELGYRRPALILAEHIDELVEGRFVGGFLRAQLELPEEDRIPPFLDIAAAEKNPQILYDWLSERKPDVIFSISNSTSEWFSERATAVPQDLPVIHLERKCGKNDWVGIDQNYEMVGRIAVRKLFTALNAPVYLKDADVRTATIVLPKWNNPVGD; from the coding sequence ATGAAAAAAACCGTCAGCATGCAGGACATCGCGGAGGAACTCGGCATTTCGAAAGGGTCGGTTTCGCTCGCGCTGAACGATTCGAAAAAAATTTCCGAAAAGACGAAAGCCAAAGTCCGCAAGGCGGCGCAAACGCTCGGCTACCGCAGGAACGCCCTCGTTTCGAGCGTCATGGCGGGGCTGAAAGGCTCGAAGGAAAACCGCTTTCTGGAAACGATTGTCCTCATCAACGCGAACAAATCGCAGGACGCGCCGCACAAGTATCCGATTTTTTCGAAATACATTGCGGGCATACGCGACGAGGCAAAAGAGCTCGGCTACGCCGTCTACGAAATCTGGCTGCACGACAAACGCCTCAACCCCACGAAGCTCCAGCGCATTTTGGAGTCGCGCGGAATCCGCGGCGGAATCATCATAGGGCACGTCGACGACAACATCTTGCCCGACAAATTTGCGCCCATTTGGCAGAATTTCAAATTCGTCTCCGCGGGGCTTAAAACCTTCAATCCCATTCTCGACTTCATTTCCGCCGACAAATTCCTCATCGCCCACTACGCCACGCAGAGAATTATAGAGCTTGGCTACCGACGTCCCGCGCTGATTCTTGCCGAGCACATCGACGAGCTTGTCGAGGGCCGTTTTGTCGGCGGCTTTCTCCGCGCCCAGCTGGAGCTTCCCGAAGAGGACAGGATTCCGCCGTTTTTGGACATCGCCGCAGCCGAAAAGAACCCGCAAATTCTCTACGACTGGCTTTCCGAGCGCAAGCCCGACGTGATTTTCTCGATTTCGAACTCCACAAGCGAATGGTTTTCCGAACGCGCCACCGCCGTTCCGCAGGATTTGCCCGTGATACACCTCGAACGCAAATGCGGCAAGAACGACTGGGTGGGGATAGACCAGAACTACGAAATGGTCGGGCGCATAGCGGTTCGCAAGCTTTTCACCGCCCTCAACGCGCCGGTCTATCTGAAAGACGCCGACGTGCGGACGGCGACAATCGTGCTTCCCAAATGGAACAACCCCGTCGGAGACTGA
- a CDS encoding SDR family oxidoreductase, with amino-acid sequence MEYSDDIKLRERFDLSGHRAFITGSARGIGRAIALGLAEYGAQVIVHGVKESAKLESALESVRKLSPASFSVVGDLGDPDAPRKIADQISAKSELPDIFIANASVQFRTPWNKIPLEESLLQMQVNFHSTLMLAQLFFPVMKAQKWGRIVTIGSVQEFRPHPEMAVYAASKSAQENLVRNIARQVACEGITVNNIAPGVFATDRNDEALSNPVYAKRVTDCIPSHTYAEPADAAGAAVLLCSNAGRYITGTNIVIDGGLRLPG; translated from the coding sequence ATGGAATATTCAGACGACATCAAACTTCGCGAACGCTTCGACCTTTCGGGGCACAGGGCGTTCATCACGGGTTCCGCGCGCGGAATCGGCAGGGCAATCGCATTGGGCTTGGCGGAATATGGGGCGCAGGTGATTGTTCACGGCGTGAAGGAAAGCGCGAAACTCGAATCCGCGCTCGAATCGGTCCGCAAACTCAGCCCCGCAAGTTTCTCGGTCGTCGGCGACTTGGGCGACCCCGACGCGCCGCGCAAAATTGCCGACCAAATTTCGGCGAAATCCGAACTTCCCGACATTTTCATCGCCAACGCCTCCGTGCAGTTCAGAACTCCGTGGAATAAAATTCCGCTCGAAGAGTCGCTGCTCCAAATGCAGGTGAACTTCCATTCAACGCTCATGCTCGCCCAGCTTTTCTTCCCCGTGATGAAGGCGCAAAAATGGGGACGAATCGTAACAATCGGGAGCGTTCAGGAGTTCCGCCCGCACCCCGAAATGGCGGTCTACGCGGCGAGCAAGTCGGCGCAGGAAAACCTCGTGCGCAACATCGCAAGACAGGTTGCCTGCGAGGGTATTACCGTAAACAACATCGCCCCCGGAGTTTTTGCGACCGACCGAAACGACGAAGCCCTTTCGAACCCCGTCTACGCAAAGCGCGTTACCGACTGCATTCCGTCGCACACCTACGCCGAACCCGCCGACGCCGCGGGAGCTGCGGTGCTGCTGTGCTCGAATGCGGGCAGGTACATCACGGGAACGAACATCGTAATCGACGGCGGCCTGCGCCTCCCCGGTTGA
- a CDS encoding mandelate racemase/muconate lactonizing enzyme family protein, which yields MKIDPSTLKITDMRFADIDGAPKRCTLIKLYTNQGIVGYGEVRDASSRTYAAMLKSRILGENPCNVEKIFNRIKQFGGDSRQAGGVCGIEVALWDLAGKAWGVPVWQLLGGKYRDKIRIYCDTDSEGGGRDMGKALRERKAQGYTFLKMDLGIELLMDVPGALSAPLGFLEKMREYKKTVFTTPHGSIDPRAMRGEAYDLFNTAHPFTGIHITETGLDYLEQYMAECRAEVGYEIPLAIDHLGHIPVEDCIKLGKRLEKFNLAWMEDPVPWQYTDQYVRMANATTTPLGTGEDIYLKENFMPLLKSGALAVVHPDILTAGGILETKKIGDLAEYYHTAMAIHMAESPIACMGAVHVAAATRNFTALEVHSVDVPWWDSLVNGLPKPLIKDGYIDVPTAPGLGIESLNEELIQEKLHEDFPEAWGDTSQWDKEWSNDRRWS from the coding sequence ATGAAAATCGACCCTTCGACACTTAAAATCACCGACATGCGTTTCGCCGACATCGACGGCGCTCCGAAACGCTGCACGCTGATTAAACTCTACACCAATCAGGGAATCGTCGGCTACGGCGAAGTCCGCGACGCGTCAAGCAGAACGTATGCTGCGATGCTCAAAAGCAGAATCCTCGGCGAAAACCCCTGCAACGTAGAAAAAATCTTCAACCGCATCAAGCAGTTCGGCGGCGACTCGCGTCAGGCGGGCGGCGTATGCGGCATTGAAGTAGCCCTTTGGGACTTGGCGGGCAAGGCTTGGGGCGTTCCCGTGTGGCAGCTCCTCGGCGGCAAATACCGCGACAAAATCCGCATTTACTGCGACACCGACAGCGAGGGCGGCGGCCGCGACATGGGCAAGGCTCTCCGCGAACGCAAGGCGCAGGGATACACATTCCTGAAAATGGACTTGGGTATCGAGCTGCTCATGGACGTCCCCGGCGCGCTTTCCGCTCCGCTCGGATTCCTCGAAAAAATGCGCGAATACAAAAAGACAGTATTCACAACCCCCCACGGCTCCATCGACCCCCGCGCAATGCGCGGAGAGGCGTACGACCTCTTCAACACGGCGCACCCGTTCACGGGTATCCACATCACGGAAACGGGTCTGGACTACCTCGAACAGTACATGGCGGAGTGCCGCGCGGAAGTCGGCTACGAAATTCCGCTCGCAATCGACCACCTCGGGCACATTCCCGTCGAGGACTGCATAAAGCTCGGCAAGAGGCTCGAAAAGTTCAACCTCGCGTGGATGGAAGACCCCGTTCCGTGGCAGTACACCGACCAGTACGTCAGAATGGCGAACGCCACCACAACTCCCCTCGGCACGGGCGAAGACATCTACCTTAAAGAAAACTTCATGCCCCTGCTGAAATCGGGCGCGTTGGCGGTTGTCCACCCCGACATTCTCACGGCGGGCGGCATTCTCGAAACGAAGAAAATCGGCGACCTCGCCGAATACTACCACACCGCGATGGCAATCCACATGGCGGAAAGCCCGATTGCGTGCATGGGCGCGGTTCACGTCGCGGCGGCTACGCGCAACTTCACGGCTCTCGAAGTCCACTCCGTGGACGTTCCGTGGTGGGACAGCCTCGTAAACGGACTCCCGAAGCCGCTCATCAAGGACGGCTACATCGACGTTCCGACAGCCCCCGGCTTGGGCATCGAATCTTTGAACGAGGAACTCATTCAGGAAAAGCTGCACGAAGATTTCCCCGAAGCTTGGGGCGATACTTCGCAATGGGACAAGGAATGGTCGAACGACCGCCGCTGGTCGTAG
- a CDS encoding MFS transporter has translation MTNDSSKDYYKWFLLLFLWVAFFLHQGTRQIYNAILPQIQGTFGVDSVKMGIVGTIFTLTYGICAPLSGFASDFLKRKYMVIVGLGVFCTGIFLSGWVSCIGMMIVFYGLLNGAGQAFYYPAACSLLGQLHEKTRATALAIHQTALYAGIVICSCVSGMFADIPSVGSLDGWRIPFILFGGIGIVWAFMLIFLMRDTKPITHTHTEGEIKKASFKDAFMVMFRKPAAMSLALGFGMMIYVDCGFKTWMPTFLQEHFHMDAAVAATNAVVWHYAGAFFGVMLGGRITDKLAAKRKTVRFEANIIGLLCGAPFIYFMANTSSETLCCLGMLVFGLFRGVYDSNLFASLFDVVAPRYRASASGLMLCFAFIIGSSAPMVLGWIRDNFGMNYGIASLAAFYLAGGVIILLGRNLFFKRDYEEI, from the coding sequence ATGACAAACGACAGCTCGAAAGACTACTACAAATGGTTTCTTCTGCTTTTCCTGTGGGTGGCGTTTTTTCTGCACCAGGGAACGAGGCAAATCTACAACGCAATTCTGCCTCAAATTCAGGGAACATTCGGGGTCGACTCGGTCAAGATGGGGATTGTCGGCACTATTTTCACGCTGACATACGGCATTTGCGCTCCGCTTTCGGGCTTTGCGAGCGACTTCCTCAAAAGAAAATACATGGTAATCGTCGGCTTGGGGGTTTTCTGCACGGGCATTTTCCTTTCGGGCTGGGTTTCGTGCATAGGCATGATGATTGTTTTCTACGGGCTTCTCAACGGGGCGGGGCAGGCGTTCTACTATCCCGCGGCGTGCTCGCTTCTGGGGCAGCTCCACGAAAAGACCCGCGCGACGGCGTTGGCAATCCACCAGACCGCGCTCTACGCGGGCATTGTAATTTGCAGCTGCGTGTCGGGAATGTTCGCCGACATTCCGTCGGTCGGCTCGCTCGACGGCTGGCGCATTCCGTTTATACTTTTCGGGGGAATCGGCATTGTCTGGGCGTTTATGCTCATATTCCTCATGCGCGACACCAAGCCGATTACCCACACGCACACCGAGGGCGAAATCAAAAAGGCGTCGTTTAAGGACGCGTTCATGGTAATGTTCCGCAAGCCCGCGGCGATGTCGCTTGCGCTCGGCTTCGGCATGATGATTTACGTCGACTGCGGCTTCAAAACTTGGATGCCCACATTCCTCCAAGAGCACTTCCACATGGACGCGGCGGTTGCCGCCACAAACGCCGTGGTTTGGCACTATGCGGGCGCGTTCTTCGGCGTGATGCTCGGCGGGCGCATTACCGACAAGCTTGCGGCGAAACGCAAAACCGTGCGCTTCGAGGCGAATATTATCGGGCTTCTCTGCGGCGCGCCGTTCATCTATTTCATGGCGAACACGTCCTCGGAGACCCTCTGCTGCCTCGGCATGCTGGTGTTCGGGCTGTTCAGGGGCGTGTACGACTCCAACTTGTTCGCGTCCCTTTTCGACGTCGTTGCGCCGCGCTACCGCGCGTCGGCTTCGGGGCTTATGCTCTGTTTTGCGTTCATTATCGGCTCTTCCGCGCCGATGGTTCTTGGCTGGATTCGCGACAATTTCGGAATGAACTACGGCATAGCGTCGCTTGCGGCGTTCTATCTGGCGGGCGGCGTGATAATCCTGCTCGGCCGCAATCTCTTCTTCAAACGCGACTACGAGGAAATTTAA
- a CDS encoding low molecular weight protein-tyrosine-phosphatase, giving the protein MEKKSILFVCHGNICRSPMAEFAMKDLAAKAGRADEFLVESAAVSSEELGNPVYPPARELLAKRGISCKGKTARKMSRADYDRFDLILVMDNSNMRNIMRIVGSDPKGKIKMLMEYAGKPHAEVADPWYSGDFEETWRDVSAACRSLLASL; this is encoded by the coding sequence ATGGAGAAAAAATCGATACTCTTTGTCTGCCACGGCAACATTTGCAGAAGCCCGATGGCGGAGTTCGCCATGAAAGACCTGGCCGCAAAGGCGGGCAGGGCTGACGAATTTCTTGTGGAGTCGGCGGCGGTAAGCTCGGAGGAGCTTGGAAACCCCGTCTATCCGCCCGCGCGCGAGCTTCTCGCAAAGCGCGGAATTTCGTGCAAGGGCAAAACCGCGCGGAAAATGTCCCGCGCAGACTACGACAGGTTCGACCTCATTCTCGTCATGGACAATTCGAACATGCGCAACATCATGCGCATTGTCGGAAGCGACCCGAAAGGAAAAATCAAAATGCTCATGGAGTACGCCGGCAAACCGCATGCGGAAGTTGCCGACCCGTGGTATTCGGGAGATTTCGAGGAAACTTGGCGCGACGTGTCCGCGGCGTGCAGGAGTCTGCTTGCCTCGCTCTGA